Within the Candidatus Melainabacteria bacterium genome, the region TCTCTCCGAACATTTTTTTGATTTAATTCCTCATATCTGGTATTTAATCTTGTTAGATTATCATTAAAATCTTTAATCTTTTGTTTTAATTCTAAAGTTTTAACCATGCTATCAAGTTGAGTTAGAGAAGCATTGATTTGATTTAAATGATCTAAAATCATAGTTTTAAAATCATCCAGATTTGTAATAAATTCTGGCTTTAAAACATTGTTTGATATTTCTGTTAAATTTTCTGAAAAGATTTTAAATTGAGGTTTAAAAGTAGTAGGAAAATCTTTGTCAGTTACTATTTCCCTTAAAGAAGATATTGGCTTTTGAAGTTTGAATAAAAGTTCATTAAAGTTATCTTTTACTAATCTTAAATTTTGCTCATACTGACTAAGTCTTACAGCTATTTCATCAAGTGCATCTTTTGAATTAGCTAAAGTTAGTCTAGCTTGTTCAAAATTTTCAGGTGTAATTTTTTTTATAATCACTTCTGAGAAATTTTTCAGATTTTGTAAAAGATCTAAAGAAGCCTGCATCCAGCTTTCAGTTGTAATTGGTTCTTGGACTATAAATGCTTTTATATCATTTGAAGTGTCTTCTCTTGGTGGAATTATTTCTAGAATCCTGCCTTTATTTGGTCTAAATGAAGTAACTTTAAGTTCAGAACCAGCTTGTGGTATTGGAAAGGATTTGTTTGTAATTTTTATTTTTACAATAATTCCATCTTTA harbors:
- a CDS encoding MCE family protein; protein product: MSYFLIALFLGVSFFVYQNSQRTFEAKFKNIDGLPKGAPVTALGVKVGKVIKTKPVKDGIIVKIKITNKSFPIPQAGSELKVTSFRPNKGRILEIIPPREDTSNDIKAFIVQEPITTESWMQASLDLLQNLKNFSEVIIKKITPENFEQARLTLANSKDALDEIAVRLSQYEQNLRLVKDNFNELLFKLQKPISSLREIVTDKDFPTTFKPQFKIFSENLTEISNNVLKPEFITNLDDFKTMILDHLNQINASLTQLDSMVKTLELKQKIKDFNDNLTRLNTRYEELNQKNVRRDAINRVSPVLKEIVHKAREATTKVSESTKQN